In Brachybacterium fresconis, the genomic stretch CCGAGGAGATCGCCGCCGCCACCGCCGACGTCGATGCGATGGTCGACGAGGCCGCCGCCGCGGTGCCGCTCCAGCAGGCCACGGCACTGATCGGAGTCGCCGGCACCGTGACCACGATCACGGCCGTCGCGGAAGGCCTGCAGGACTATCGGCCCGACGTCACCCACGGCGCCACCCTGCGCATCGACGATGTCGAGAAGGTGTGCCGTGACCTGCTCTCGCGCACGCGGGCGCAGCGTGCCGAGCACCGGATGATCCATCCTGGCCGCATCGACGTGATCGGCGCCGGGGCGCTGATCTGGTCGCGCATCATGGACCGGGTGGCCACGGCCTCCGGGATCAGCCGGACACGCACCAGCGAACATGACATCCTGGACGGAATCGCCCTGGACCTGCTGGATCGCAGGATCTGAAGGACCTCGGGCGGGATCGCGCGCAGCGCCGCGTGCGATCGGTCCGCAGGGTGGGCAGGCAGCACCGAGGGGACGGCCCGCGGCAGGGCGTGTCCATGGATGGTGCCGTTTTTGTCTCCGGGCCCCCTGAGTTCTAGGCTGGGGTCCATGAACACCACTTTCGGCGGTAAGCCCCATGTCCTGATCCTCGGCGGCGGTTCCGTCGGCCTGACGACTGCGTCCGATCTGCGCAAGACCCTCGGCTCCGAGGTCGCCATCACGATCGTCGACCCGCGGCCGTACATGACGTACGCACCCTTCCTCCCCGAGGTCGGCGCGGGCAGCATCGATCCCCGCAACGTGCTCGCCCCGCTGCGCAAGATGCTCACGGGCACCAAGGTCGTCACCGGCGCGGTCTCCCAGATCCGCAGCGCGGAGAACACCGTCGTGGTCAGCACCGAGGAGGACGTCCAGCTCGAGATCTCCTACGACTACCTCGTCGTCGGCCTCGGCTCCGTCCCGCGGCTGCTGCCGATCCCGGGCCTGGCGGAGAACGCCATCGGCTTCAAGCAGGTCGAGGAGGCCGTGGCCGTCCGCGACCGCATCCTCTCCAGCCTCGCCGAGGCCGCGTCCACCAAGGACCCGAAGATCCGCAAGCGTCTGCTCACGTTCACCTACGTCGGCGGCGGCTTCGCCGGCGGTGAGGCGGTCGCCGAGGCCGAGGACATGGTCCGCGACGCCCTGCGCTACTACCCGGACCTGCACGCCTCGGACATCCGCTTCGTGCTGATCGACGCCGCCCCGTTCGTATTCCCGGAGCTCACCGAGGACCAGCGGGCCTACGTCCTGAACCAGCTGCGCGAGCGCGGTGTCGAGGTCAAGCTCGAGACCTTCCTGAACTCCGTCGAGGACGGCGTCATCAAGACCAGCGACGGCGACGAGTTCGAGTCGGGGATGCTGGTGTGGAACGCGGGCGTCAAGCCGAACCCGGTGCTCGGCGACGACGAGACCTCCGACCTGCCGGTCATCTCCGAGCGCGGCCCCATGATGGGCAAGCTCGACGCGCTGGCCGACCTCCGCGTCAACGGCACCGACGGGCCGCTGGAGAACGTGTTCACCGGCGGCGACTGCGCCGCGGTGCCGGACCTCGCCTCGGGCGAGGGCAAGTTCTGCCCGCCCAACGCCCAGCACGCCGTGCGACAGGGCAAGCGCATCGCGGACAACATCGCCCGGTCCGTGCAGGGTCGTCCGCTGGTGGACTACTACCACAAGAACCTCGGCGTCATGGCGACCCTGGGCATGTACAAGGGCGTGGGTCGCCTGAACCTGGCCGACAAGGAGATCGACATCCGCGGCCTGCCGGCCTGGGTCATGGCTCGTTCGTACCACGTGTACGCGATGCCGAC encodes the following:
- a CDS encoding NAD(P)/FAD-dependent oxidoreductase, with the translated sequence MNTTFGGKPHVLILGGGSVGLTTASDLRKTLGSEVAITIVDPRPYMTYAPFLPEVGAGSIDPRNVLAPLRKMLTGTKVVTGAVSQIRSAENTVVVSTEEDVQLEISYDYLVVGLGSVPRLLPIPGLAENAIGFKQVEEAVAVRDRILSSLAEAASTKDPKIRKRLLTFTYVGGGFAGGEAVAEAEDMVRDALRYYPDLHASDIRFVLIDAAPFVFPELTEDQRAYVLNQLRERGVEVKLETFLNSVEDGVIKTSDGDEFESGMLVWNAGVKPNPVLGDDETSDLPVISERGPMMGKLDALADLRVNGTDGPLENVFTGGDCAAVPDLASGEGKFCPPNAQHAVRQGKRIADNIARSVQGRPLVDYYHKNLGVMATLGMYKGVGRLNLADKEIDIRGLPAWVMARSYHVYAMPTFGRKAAVIAGWATNLISRRDIIGIPENSTPRAAFEYAANTGKKK